A genomic region of Prionailurus bengalensis isolate Pbe53 chromosome D1, Fcat_Pben_1.1_paternal_pri, whole genome shotgun sequence contains the following coding sequences:
- the LOC122483476 gene encoding tripartite motif-containing protein 34-like — protein sequence MALKILNIQDEVFCPICLELLTESLSLDCGHSFCQACITANTKEAEIRLEGENSCPVCGVRYSLENLWPNQHLANIVEKIRKVQLSPEEELKRDLCVRHKEKLLLFCKEDRKIICWLCERSQEHHGHHTFLVEEVVKECQEKLQAALERLKTEQQKVEKLEADIREERTSWKYQIQTERQRIRTEFNQLRSILDSEEQRELQKLEEEEKRILDNLAEAEDDLAQQNQLVKELISDLEHRSAWPTVDLLQDMSGIMKWSEIWTLRKPKTVSRRLKSSFHAPDLRAVLHIHRELTHVQCYWVDITLNPINLNLNLVLSEDQRQVMPMPIWPVKSYNYGILGSQNFSSGKHYWEIDVSKKTAWILGVYCRTCFRNIKYAVRQGTDYQNVFSRYKPQFGYWVIGLQNKFEYKAFEESYTSDPKVLTLSMAVPPCHVGVFLDYEAGIVSFFNVTNHGSLIYKFSKCCFSQTAYPYFNPLNCPGPITLCPPSS from the exons ATGGCTTTAAAAATCCTGAACATACAAGACGAGGTGTTCTGTCCCATCTGCCTGGAGCTTTTGACAGAATCCCTGAGCCTAGACTGTGGCCACAGCTTCTGTCAAGCTTGCATCACTGCAAACACCAAGGAGGCAGAGATCAGACTAGAAGGGGAAAACAGCTGTCCTGTATGTGGTGTCAGATACTCCCTTGAAAACCTATGGCCTAATCAGCATCTGGCTAACATAGTGGAGAAAATCAGAAAGGTCCAGTTGAGCCCAGAGGAGGAGCTGAAGAGAGACCTCTGTGTGCGCCATAAAGAGAAACTCCTGCTCTTCTGTAAGGAAGATAGGAAGATCATTTGTTGGCTTTGCGAGCGGTCTCAGGAGCACCATGGTCACCACACATTCCTCGTGGAGGAAGTAGTCAAGGAATGTCAG GAGAAGCTCCAGGCTGCTCTGGAGAGGTTGAAGACAGAGCAGCAGAAAGTTGAGAAGCTAGAAGCTGACATCCGAGAAGAGAGAACTTCCTGGAAG TACCAGATACAGACTGAGAGACAAAGGATAAGAACAGAATTTAATCAGCTTAGAAGCATCCTGGACagtgaagagcagagagaactGCAAAAattggaagaagaggagaagagaatacTGGATAACTTGGCTGAGGCTGAGGATGATCTGGCTCAGCAGAACCAACTGGTGAAAGAACTTATCTCAGATCTGGAGCATCGCAGTGCATGGCCAACAGTGGACCTGCTGCAG GACATGAGTGGAATCATGAAATG GAGTGAGATCTGGACACTAAGGAAGCCAAAAACTGTTTCAAGAAGACTGAAGAGTTCCTTCCATGCTCCAGATCTGAGGGCAGTGCTGCACATACATAGAG AGCTAACACATGTCCAGTGCTACTGGG tgGACATCACACTGAATCCAATCAACCTAAATTTAAACCTTGTCCTTTCAGAAGATCAGAGACAAGTAATGCCTATGCCAATTTGGCCTGTTAAATCTTATAATTATGGTATCTTGGGCTCCCAAAACTTCTCTTCAGGGAAACATTACTGGGAAATAGATGTGTCCAAGAAGACTGCTTGGATCCTAGGAGTATACTGTAGAACATGTTTCCGTAATATAAAATATGCTGTTAGACAAGGTACAGATTATCAAAATGTCTTCTCCAGATACAAACCTCAATTTGGCTACTGGGTTATTGGGTTACAGAATAAATTTGAGTATAAAGCCTTTGAGGAGTCTTACACATCTGATCCCAAGGTCTTGACTCTTTCCATGGCTGTTCCTCCCTGTCATGTTGGGGTTTTCCTAGACTATGAAGCAGGCATTGTCTCATTTTTCAATGTCACAAACCATGGATCACTCATCTACAAATTTTCTAAATGTTGCTTTTCTCAGACTGCTTATCCATATTTTAATCCTTTGAACTGTCCAGGCCCCATCACCCTGTGCCCACCGAGCTCCTGA